A part of Streptomyces sp. DSM 40750 genomic DNA contains:
- a CDS encoding NADH:flavin oxidoreductase, whose translation MTTAATSRAAEILSRPVTINGLTVPNRIAMAPMTRVFSPGGVPGADVASYYGRRAAAGVGLIVTEGTYVGHETAGDLDGVPRFAGEEQLAGWAKVAEAVHAGGGTIVPQLWHIGTVRQQGKLFPEAPVLGPSGLRVDGTEAEGGRAMTQADIDEVIAAFAKSAAEAERIGMDGVELHGAHGYLIDQFLWERTNRRTDAYGGDLVARTKFAAEIVAAVRDSVSATFPVIFRYSQWKQEAYDGRLAETPEELEALLTPLAAAGVDAFHASTRRYWQSEFEGSELNLAGWTKKLTGKPTITVGSVGLDGEFITAFAGEGSQTKAIDDLLDGLEAEEFDMVAVGRALLQDPEWAAKVLDGRFGELKAFEPAALGSLS comes from the coding sequence GTGACCACCGCCGCCACCTCCCGTGCCGCCGAGATTCTGTCCCGCCCCGTCACGATCAACGGCCTGACCGTCCCGAACCGGATCGCCATGGCGCCCATGACGCGGGTGTTCTCGCCCGGCGGTGTGCCCGGCGCGGACGTGGCCTCGTACTACGGACGGCGGGCGGCCGCGGGGGTGGGCCTGATCGTGACCGAGGGGACGTACGTCGGGCACGAGACGGCCGGGGACCTGGACGGGGTGCCGCGGTTCGCCGGTGAGGAGCAGCTCGCCGGGTGGGCGAAGGTCGCGGAGGCCGTGCACGCGGGCGGCGGCACGATCGTGCCGCAGCTGTGGCACATCGGGACCGTCCGGCAGCAGGGCAAGCTCTTCCCCGAGGCCCCGGTCCTCGGTCCGTCCGGCCTGCGGGTCGACGGCACCGAGGCGGAGGGCGGCCGGGCCATGACGCAGGCCGACATCGACGAGGTCATCGCCGCGTTCGCCAAGTCCGCCGCCGAGGCCGAGCGCATCGGCATGGACGGCGTCGAACTCCACGGCGCCCACGGCTACCTGATCGACCAGTTCCTGTGGGAGCGCACCAACCGCCGTACGGACGCCTACGGCGGTGACCTCGTCGCCCGTACGAAGTTCGCGGCGGAGATCGTGGCGGCCGTACGGGACTCCGTGTCCGCGACCTTCCCCGTCATCTTCCGCTACTCGCAGTGGAAGCAGGAGGCGTACGACGGGCGGCTCGCCGAGACGCCGGAGGAGCTGGAGGCGCTGCTGACCCCGCTCGCGGCGGCCGGTGTCGACGCCTTCCACGCCTCCACGCGCCGCTACTGGCAGTCGGAGTTCGAGGGCTCCGAGCTCAACCTCGCGGGCTGGACGAAGAAGCTCACCGGCAAGCCCACCATCACCGTCGGCTCGGTCGGTCTGGACGGCGAGTTCATCACCGCGTTCGCCGGTGAGGGGTCCCAGACCAAGGCCATCGACGACCTGCTGGACGGCCTGGAGGCCGAGGAGTTCGACATGGTCGCCGTGGGCCGCGCGCTGCTCCAGGACCCGGAGTGGGCGGCGAAGGTGCTCGACGGCCGCTTCGGCGAGCTGAAGGCGTTCGAGCCGGCGGCGCTGGGTTCGCTCAGCTGA